The Leptospira paudalimensis region GGGCTTAACCTCTTTCTCAAAAATAGTCATACATTACATAAAGAAAAATCTTCCCTTGAAAAGAGAAAGTACCCACCAGGTCTTCCTCCAAAGAAAAAAGGGAAGGTAACAGAATACGGCGCACAGCTACGTGAAAAACAAAAAGTAAAACGCGCTTATGGTGTGTTAGAAAAACAATTCCGTAGATACTTTGAAGAAGCTTCTCACACTCCGGGGATTCCTGGTGAGAACTTACTCCAATTCCTTGAAAGAAGATTGGATAACGTTCTTTATCGTATGGGTTTTGCTGTTACTAGAAGACAAGCTCGTAACTTTGTGGCTCACAGACACATTTTAGTGAATGGCCACCGAGTTGATATTTGTTCTTATCGTGTGAATGTTGGTGATAAAATCGAAATTCGTGAGAAGTTCCAAAAATCCGCGTTTATCGAAGAAAATATCAAACTAGCCCAAGCAATCAATCGTACTGCTTCTTGGGTGAGTGTGGATTATGCCAAGTTCTCAGGAGAAGTGACTTCACTTCCAACAAGAGAGCATATTGATATCCCTGTGAAAGAACAGGTAATCGTAGAGTTGTACTCGAAGTAAGAATTTAGAGAAGAAGGATACGACATTGTCTCCAAAGAATTTATTAAAAGGTTTTAAAAGACCCAAAAAAATCGAATTCACTACCGATGTGAATACACCAAACTACGGTAAGTTTGTTGCAGAACCTTTCGAAAGAGGAATTGGTACAACGATCGGTAACTCCCTTCGTCGTACACTCATGTCTTCTATCGAAGGAGCAGCAATTTCTGCCATTCGCATTGAAGGAGTTTCTCACGAATTCTCCTACATCGAAGGTGTTGCAGAAGACGTCACTCGTATCATTCTTAACTTAAAACAAGTTCGAATCAAATACGAGCCAGAAGACAAAGAAGCAAGTAAAGTGATCCACTTGGAACTCAAAGGTGCTGGTTACTTTCGTGCTGCTGACCTTGCTGTAGATTCTTCTATTGAAATCATGAATCCTGATCTTCATATTGCTACCCTCAATGAGGATGCTAATTTGATTATGGATTTGGAAATCCAAAGAGGA contains the following coding sequences:
- the rpsD gene encoding 30S ribosomal protein S4, with the translated sequence MARYRGPVVKLMRREGLNLFLKNSHTLHKEKSSLEKRKYPPGLPPKKKGKVTEYGAQLREKQKVKRAYGVLEKQFRRYFEEASHTPGIPGENLLQFLERRLDNVLYRMGFAVTRRQARNFVAHRHILVNGHRVDICSYRVNVGDKIEIREKFQKSAFIEENIKLAQAINRTASWVSVDYAKFSGEVTSLPTREHIDIPVKEQVIVELYSK